A DNA window from Paenibacillus sp. HWE-109 contains the following coding sequences:
- a CDS encoding glycoside hydrolase family 18 protein has translation MQIHVVQRGQTLYRLSQVYGVSADAIADANEMTPSQSLVIGQALVIPIAGSYYWVQSGESLYLIANKLGLDLQNLAKMNGITVYQPLPVGFRLYIPPTPRTQAEVNAYLEPRGTDVAPNLIQSAKEAAPHLTYLAPFSFRIKRDGTLQVPPLDDLGAIAKQYNVTLMMVVTNLENDQFSAELGHLFLTDEAIQNRLLQTIQTTARQYGFRDIHFDIEHLYPDDRDAYTRFLRKAAGQIHQQGYLMSTALAPKTSAAQAGEWYSAHDYRAHGQIADFVVIMTYEWGYSGGPPMAVSPIGPVRKVLEYAITEMPASKIMMGQNLYGYDWTLPFVKGGEFAKAVSPQAAIQLARRFNSQILYDYTAQAPHFNYWDDNGKEHTVWFEDARSIQAKFRLLKELGLRGISYWKLGLKFPQNWLLLEEHFNVVKRP, from the coding sequence ATGCAAATTCACGTAGTCCAGAGAGGACAGACGTTGTATCGCCTTTCGCAGGTATATGGTGTATCGGCAGACGCCATCGCAGACGCCAATGAGATGACGCCCAGTCAATCACTGGTTATCGGACAGGCACTGGTTATTCCGATTGCAGGCTCGTATTATTGGGTTCAGTCCGGCGAAAGTCTCTATCTGATTGCCAACAAACTCGGACTCGATCTACAGAACCTGGCTAAGATGAATGGCATTACCGTCTACCAGCCGCTTCCCGTCGGCTTTCGCTTGTATATCCCCCCAACTCCGCGTACACAAGCTGAGGTGAATGCTTATCTGGAACCCCGAGGCACCGATGTAGCGCCCAACTTGATTCAGTCTGCTAAGGAAGCGGCCCCTCATCTAACGTACCTGGCCCCCTTCAGCTTCCGCATCAAGCGCGATGGTACGCTGCAAGTTCCCCCATTAGATGATCTGGGTGCCATTGCCAAGCAGTATAACGTTACGTTGATGATGGTTGTAACCAACTTGGAGAATGATCAGTTCAGCGCTGAGCTGGGCCATCTCTTCCTAACGGATGAAGCCATCCAAAACCGTCTGCTCCAGACGATCCAAACGACGGCAAGACAATATGGCTTCAGGGATATCCACTTTGATATCGAGCATCTGTATCCCGATGACCGCGATGCCTATACCCGGTTCCTGCGCAAAGCAGCGGGTCAGATTCATCAACAAGGCTACCTGATGTCCACCGCCCTGGCGCCCAAGACCAGTGCTGCGCAAGCCGGCGAGTGGTACTCTGCTCACGATTACAGAGCGCATGGTCAGATTGCCGATTTCGTCGTCATTATGACCTATGAATGGGGCTACAGCGGTGGCCCGCCAATGGCCGTATCGCCGATTGGCCCCGTCCGCAAAGTGCTCGAATACGCGATTACCGAAATGCCCGCCTCCAAGATCATGATGGGTCAAAATCTGTATGGCTACGACTGGACGCTGCCCTTCGTCAAAGGCGGCGAATTCGCCAAAGCTGTCTCGCCACAGGCAGCTATCCAGCTTGCCCGCAGATTCAACTCGCAGATCTTGTATGATTACACGGCACAAGCGCCCCATTTCAACTACTGGGATGATAATGGCAAAGAGCATACTGTCTGGTTTGAAGATGCCCGCTCCATTCAAGCCAAATTCCGTTTACTTAAAGAGCTTGGCTTGCGCGGCATCAGCTATTGGAAACTCGGTCTTAAATTCCCGCAAAACTGGCTGCTGCTGGAAGAGCATTTCAATGTCGTGAAACGCCCATAA
- a CDS encoding YiaA/YiaB family inner membrane protein has translation MEDGYGNRKRNTAAFTFLAWSSFALALLGMFIGIINLEQLLSVKGYYAVTALFLTMSSFVLQKTVRDNNDDEPLLPLVDNKVEEF, from the coding sequence TTGGAGGATGGCTATGGCAACCGCAAAAGAAATACAGCAGCATTCACTTTCCTGGCTTGGAGTTCTTTCGCCCTGGCGCTGCTCGGTATGTTTATAGGGATTATTAACTTGGAACAGCTGCTTTCAGTGAAAGGTTATTATGCGGTTACGGCGCTATTCCTTACGATGTCGTCTTTCGTCCTGCAGAAAACCGTGCGTGATAACAATGATGATGAACCTTTATTGCCACTGGTTGACAATAAAGTCGAAGAATTTTAA
- a CDS encoding CBO0543 family protein, which yields MSIERAILILAWVICMTLMPVLVPKNRIRQAVLLFLSTQLITWVLSVMFVEWGFYENPIREFPAASGSNFTNNYLLFPFVSTLFSLYYPNSKSSVLKWLFQAHFVIAIGTYSALISKYTNLLEYRHFNVYFHMLVIWAVLNITRKYEGWFFSKEGSSGKVDNPV from the coding sequence ATGTCCATAGAGCGAGCTATTTTAATTTTGGCTTGGGTGATCTGTATGACTCTCATGCCCGTCTTAGTTCCGAAGAATCGCATCAGGCAAGCAGTGCTTTTGTTTCTTTCCACGCAATTAATTACCTGGGTTTTGAGTGTCATGTTTGTGGAATGGGGTTTTTATGAAAATCCGATTCGTGAATTTCCTGCGGCATCCGGGAGTAATTTTACGAATAACTATCTCTTGTTTCCCTTTGTATCAACCCTGTTCTCCTTGTACTATCCAAATTCTAAGAGCAGCGTTCTGAAATGGTTGTTTCAGGCGCACTTCGTAATCGCTATTGGGACGTATTCTGCCCTTATTTCGAAGTACACCAACCTGCTGGAGTATAGGCATTTCAATGTCTACTTTCACATGCTGGTAATTTGGGCCGTTCTGAACATAACCAGAAAATATGAAGGATGGTTTTTCTCAAAAGAAGGCAGTTCAGGAAAGGTAGACAATCCAGTATGA
- a CDS encoding CBO0543 family protein: protein MSLMAERMILIAVWGVSLIGLVLVPKRHRRKAQVAFLFQQFLTWIMGLVVVQNGWLSYPLRELKHNFTSLTFEIMAYPTIAVYLNIFYPAGRKLGLRILYIAAFPAGITLLEIVIETYTELIDYHSWSWYWTFLSTWVTLHLSLIFNRWFFRENDPEGRLE, encoded by the coding sequence ATGAGTTTGATGGCAGAGCGAATGATCCTGATAGCTGTTTGGGGCGTTTCCCTGATAGGGCTGGTGCTCGTGCCCAAGCGGCATCGACGTAAAGCGCAGGTTGCTTTTCTGTTTCAACAGTTTTTGACCTGGATTATGGGACTTGTTGTTGTTCAGAACGGTTGGTTGTCTTATCCGCTCAGGGAGCTTAAACATAACTTTACAAGCCTTACTTTTGAAATTATGGCCTATCCAACGATTGCTGTTTATTTAAATATCTTTTACCCGGCTGGCAGAAAGTTAGGACTGCGAATTCTGTACATAGCGGCTTTTCCAGCAGGAATTACCCTCCTTGAAATTGTGATTGAGACGTACACGGAGCTAATTGATTATCATTCTTGGAGTTGGTACTGGACTTTTCTGAGTACGTGGGTAACTTTGCATCTTTCACTGATCTTTAATCGCTGGTTTTTTCGGGAGAATGATCCAGAGGGTCGTTTGGAGTGA
- the xylA gene encoding xylose isomerase codes for MSYFDNIQPIKYEGRTSTNPLSFKFYNPDQVVLGKPMREHLRFAIAYWHSFSANGSDPFGSGTMVRAWDQYSGLELAKARVDACFELLHILDVDYFAFHDRDIAPEGDTLQETNQNLDAIVALIKDKMASSGKKLLWNTANMFTNPRFVHGAATTNNADVFAYAAAQVKKALDHAKELGAENYVFWGGREGYETLLNTDLGLELDNLARFLHMAVDYAREIGYTGQFLIEPKPKEPSKHQYDFDAATTLSFLQKYDLLPYFKLNLEANHATLAGHTFEHELRVARINGILGSIDANQGDLLLGWDTDEFPTDLYSTTLAMYEILLNEGGIGRGGVNFDAKVRRTSFEPVDVVYSHIAGMDAFARGLEVAAKLIEDQVFDQILDTRYASFKSGIGADIVSGKADFKSLEAYALANHGAIVNQSGRLELIKATVNQYLINT; via the coding sequence ATGAGCTACTTTGATAACATTCAACCGATTAAGTACGAAGGCCGCACATCCACGAATCCGCTATCTTTCAAATTTTATAATCCCGATCAAGTCGTGCTCGGTAAACCGATGCGTGAACACCTGCGTTTTGCAATCGCTTACTGGCACTCCTTTTCCGCTAATGGCTCCGATCCTTTCGGCAGCGGCACGATGGTTCGCGCTTGGGATCAATACTCCGGCCTAGAGCTTGCCAAAGCACGTGTTGACGCTTGTTTCGAATTGCTCCACATCCTCGATGTCGACTACTTTGCGTTCCATGACCGCGATATTGCGCCTGAGGGCGATACATTGCAAGAAACAAATCAAAATCTCGATGCGATCGTCGCTTTAATCAAAGATAAAATGGCATCCAGCGGCAAAAAGCTGCTCTGGAACACAGCTAACATGTTCACAAACCCGCGCTTCGTGCACGGTGCGGCTACAACGAATAACGCAGACGTCTTCGCTTACGCTGCTGCGCAAGTAAAAAAAGCTCTCGACCATGCCAAAGAGCTTGGCGCTGAGAACTATGTTTTCTGGGGCGGTCGCGAAGGTTACGAAACCCTGCTAAATACAGACCTCGGTCTGGAGCTCGATAACTTGGCCCGCTTCCTGCACATGGCTGTTGATTATGCCCGAGAGATCGGCTACACCGGTCAATTCCTGATCGAGCCCAAGCCCAAAGAGCCGTCCAAGCACCAATACGATTTCGATGCAGCTACGACGCTGTCGTTCTTGCAGAAGTATGACTTGCTGCCTTACTTCAAATTAAACCTGGAAGCTAACCACGCCACGCTTGCTGGGCACACGTTCGAGCATGAGCTTCGCGTAGCTCGTATCAACGGCATCCTTGGGTCCATCGATGCGAACCAAGGCGACTTGCTGCTTGGCTGGGATACCGACGAGTTCCCGACTGACTTGTACTCGACTACGCTTGCGATGTACGAAATCCTGCTCAACGAAGGCGGCATCGGCCGCGGCGGCGTGAACTTCGACGCCAAGGTTCGCCGGACGTCCTTCGAGCCGGTTGATGTGGTTTACTCTCACATCGCAGGGATGGACGCTTTTGCCCGCGGCTTAGAAGTCGCTGCCAAATTGATTGAGGATCAGGTGTTCGACCAAATCCTCGACACGCGTTATGCTTCCTTCAAATCCGGCATTGGAGCGGATATCGTGTCCGGCAAAGCCGACTTCAAATCCCTTGAAGCCTACGCGCTTGCCAATCATGGTGCCATCGTGAACCAATCCGGTCGCTTGGAATTGATCAAAGCCACCGTTAATCAATATCTGATCAACACCTAA
- a CDS encoding ROK family transcriptional regulator, giving the protein MKQTGDLNLVKKINKSIVLHHIRTDSPISRARIAEITGLTKATVSSLVNELIESSLVDEIGVGESSGGRKPMMLLFNGTAGYAIGVDLGVHDILAVLTDLTGKVVREKRVNHDNPSAREVIDLLKTTIRDLINGAPESVYGVIGIGIGVPGICDEDGTLLFAPNLEWENVPLQKDMEEAFHIPVVIDNEANAGAVGEKQFGAGRETANLVYVSIGIGIGAGIIIKGELYRGATGFSGEIGHISIQHDGPKCRCGSSGCWELYASEHALLERARQEFGSSITLEMLLRKAEAGDPAIIALFERLGYFLGVGVVNIINSYNPEFVILGGRLAGAEKWLMKPLLQLLEKRSLPHPRKLLNVAFTELSDRSTVLGAASFAVTKFFASTTVSVEHN; this is encoded by the coding sequence ATGAAACAAACAGGCGACTTGAATCTTGTGAAAAAAATAAATAAATCTATCGTACTTCATCATATACGCACGGACTCACCGATCTCCCGCGCACGGATCGCGGAGATCACAGGGCTGACCAAGGCAACGGTGTCCAGCCTTGTGAATGAACTGATCGAGAGCAGTCTTGTCGATGAAATCGGTGTCGGCGAATCCAGCGGCGGGCGGAAGCCGATGATGCTGCTGTTCAACGGTACGGCTGGCTACGCGATTGGCGTCGATCTGGGCGTACATGATATTCTTGCGGTGCTCACTGACTTAACCGGTAAGGTCGTTCGTGAGAAGCGGGTCAATCATGACAACCCGTCTGCTCGAGAAGTCATAGATTTGCTCAAGACAACAATTCGCGATCTGATCAACGGCGCGCCAGAAAGCGTCTACGGGGTTATAGGCATTGGAATCGGAGTGCCAGGCATCTGTGATGAGGACGGCACGCTCTTGTTCGCGCCGAATCTCGAGTGGGAGAATGTCCCTTTGCAGAAGGATATGGAAGAGGCCTTCCATATACCTGTCGTTATTGACAATGAAGCAAATGCCGGAGCGGTGGGCGAGAAGCAGTTCGGTGCCGGCAGAGAAACGGCTAACCTGGTGTATGTTTCTATAGGCATCGGAATTGGGGCCGGCATCATCATCAAAGGCGAACTTTACCGCGGAGCCACGGGGTTTTCGGGAGAGATTGGACATATCTCGATCCAGCACGACGGGCCCAAATGCCGCTGCGGCAGCTCAGGCTGTTGGGAGTTGTATGCGTCGGAGCATGCGCTGCTGGAGCGGGCGCGCCAAGAATTCGGAAGCTCCATTACCCTAGAGATGCTGCTGAGAAAAGCAGAAGCTGGAGATCCCGCGATCATCGCTTTGTTCGAGCGTCTCGGCTACTTTCTCGGTGTTGGCGTCGTCAATATCATCAATAGCTACAATCCGGAGTTCGTCATTCTGGGCGGCCGCTTAGCCGGGGCGGAGAAATGGCTGATGAAGCCGCTGCTTCAACTGTTGGAGAAGCGCTCCCTGCCTCATCCGCGCAAGCTGTTGAACGTGGCGTTTACCGAGTTGAGCGACCGTTCCACCGTGCTTGGGGCGGCCTCTTTTGCCGTAACCAAATTTTTCGCGTCTACGACCGTGTCTGTAGAGCATAATTGA
- a CDS encoding Crp/Fnr family transcriptional regulator produces MIIHKGETLFRQGETGGLYRLRSGLLKIVRVHEDGTPTLVNIIVPEETIPHHSLMSPSPNYGTAIALVTCDIETISPETWYRDLEQHPEKFRAIARQLQDKLRMMQQRIDQLTEVTPAMKLVKLQRWMHHYLGSLVLTDVLTQEEIGQFIGLRRETVNRLLREQVQRGTNLL; encoded by the coding sequence ATGATCATTCATAAAGGAGAAACCCTGTTCCGCCAAGGCGAAACAGGGGGATTATACCGGCTAAGAAGCGGTTTGTTGAAAATTGTTCGCGTCCATGAAGACGGCACGCCGACGCTGGTCAACATCATCGTCCCGGAAGAGACCATCCCGCATCACTCCCTCATGAGTCCGAGTCCCAACTATGGAACTGCTATTGCGCTGGTGACGTGCGACATAGAGACGATTTCGCCGGAAACATGGTATCGGGATCTGGAGCAGCATCCAGAGAAATTCCGCGCCATTGCGCGGCAATTGCAGGATAAGCTGCGGATGATGCAGCAGCGGATTGATCAGTTGACCGAAGTGACGCCAGCCATGAAGCTGGTGAAGCTTCAGCGCTGGATGCATCATTATCTGGGCAGTCTGGTCTTAACCGATGTGTTGACCCAGGAAGAAATCGGCCAATTCATCGGACTGCGCAGAGAGACAGTCAATCGGTTGCTGCGGGAACAAGTGCAGCGCGGCACGAACCTTTTATAA
- the hmpA gene encoding NO-inducible flavohemoprotein, with protein MLSQRTIEIIKSTVPVLEIHGTAITKRFYEMLFTAHPELLNIFNHANQKQGKQQTALANAVYAAALHIDRLEAILPVVKQIAHKHRSLGVLPEHYPIVGQHLLAAIQEVLGAAATEDILQAWGEAYGVIAGAFIGVEKEMYQQAKSQEGGWADFKPFRLVRKVKESEVITSFYLIPADGGALAAHEPGQYISVKVQIPGEPHTHIRQYSLSDTADKGYYRITVKREDPAADRPGGKVSVYLHEHLEIGDVLPISAPAGDFTLDQQDSRPVVLISGGVGLTPLVSMLNTLAAKQPHRQVTFIHAAQNGQLHALKQQVEAVAAQHDDISVYWCYDKPTERDLTEKTFHKEGYIDLAWLKTVVPNRAACFYFCGPHPFMKAIYAALREWEIPTEDIHFEFFGPAGSL; from the coding sequence ATGCTAAGTCAACGAACCATAGAAATTATTAAATCCACAGTTCCTGTATTAGAGATTCATGGCACTGCTATCACCAAGCGATTCTATGAGATGCTGTTCACCGCGCATCCTGAACTATTGAACATCTTCAATCATGCCAATCAAAAACAAGGCAAACAACAGACAGCTCTAGCGAATGCGGTATATGCCGCTGCCCTGCATATTGATCGGTTAGAAGCGATACTGCCTGTCGTGAAGCAAATCGCCCATAAACATCGCAGCCTAGGCGTTCTACCCGAGCACTATCCGATTGTCGGTCAGCATCTGTTGGCGGCTATCCAAGAGGTACTTGGCGCAGCAGCTACAGAAGATATTTTACAAGCATGGGGTGAGGCTTACGGGGTGATTGCTGGTGCTTTCATCGGTGTCGAAAAGGAGATGTATCAGCAAGCAAAATCCCAAGAAGGCGGCTGGGCAGACTTCAAGCCCTTCCGTCTTGTCCGGAAGGTCAAAGAAAGTGAGGTCATCACTTCCTTTTACTTGATCCCTGCCGATGGCGGAGCACTCGCTGCTCATGAACCTGGGCAGTATATAAGTGTCAAAGTCCAAATTCCAGGAGAACCTCATACGCATATTCGGCAGTACAGTCTTTCTGACACAGCCGACAAAGGCTATTACCGGATCACAGTGAAACGGGAAGATCCTGCAGCGGATCGCCCAGGCGGCAAGGTATCCGTATACCTGCATGAGCATCTGGAGATCGGTGATGTGCTGCCAATCTCAGCGCCTGCTGGCGACTTCACCCTGGATCAGCAGGATTCGCGGCCTGTTGTGCTCATCAGCGGAGGCGTAGGCCTTACCCCTCTGGTCAGCATGCTGAACACCTTGGCGGCAAAGCAGCCACATCGCCAGGTCACCTTCATCCATGCCGCTCAGAACGGTCAGCTTCATGCTCTGAAGCAGCAGGTAGAAGCCGTTGCCGCTCAGCATGACGATATAAGTGTCTACTGGTGCTATGACAAACCGACAGAGCGCGATCTAACCGAAAAAACCTTCCACAAAGAAGGTTACATCGATCTCGCCTGGCTGAAAACTGTTGTGCCTAACCGAGCAGCCTGCTTCTACTTCTGTGGTCCCCACCCTTTCATGAAAGCCATCTATGCGGCGCTTCGCGAGTGGGAAATTCCGACGGAAGATATTCATTTTGAGTTTTTCGGACCTGCGGGCAGCTTATAA
- a CDS encoding metallophosphoesterase family protein — protein sequence MEKLAIISDIHGNMPAYEAVMQDIQQRAVTQIICLGDLVGKGPHSEQAVDRVREDCDVVIMGNWDDFIGNPTEDMILQWQQARLGSDRMTYLKGLPFCFEFWMSGKFIRLFHASPRSVYERIQPWDTMESRLSMFEASDACREQRTADVAGYGDVHNAFLQILNGKMLFNTGSIGNPLDLTQASYVLLEGHYHSKEPGAFNIQHVRIPYDIELAAQHATDEGMPDADVYIKELRTGQYRGRKQT from the coding sequence GTGGAGAAGCTAGCGATTATTTCCGATATTCATGGTAATATGCCTGCTTACGAAGCCGTGATGCAGGATATTCAGCAGCGGGCTGTGACACAAATCATTTGTCTGGGAGATTTAGTGGGTAAAGGACCGCATTCGGAGCAGGCCGTGGACCGGGTGCGGGAAGATTGCGATGTCGTGATCATGGGCAATTGGGATGATTTCATTGGAAATCCTACAGAGGACATGATTTTGCAGTGGCAGCAGGCTAGATTGGGCAGTGATCGGATGACGTATTTAAAAGGGCTGCCTTTTTGCTTTGAATTTTGGATGAGCGGTAAGTTTATCAGATTGTTCCATGCCTCGCCTCGCAGTGTTTACGAACGCATTCAGCCATGGGACACCATGGAAAGTCGGTTGTCGATGTTCGAAGCGTCGGATGCTTGCAGGGAACAGCGGACTGCCGATGTAGCGGGCTATGGCGATGTGCATAATGCTTTTCTGCAAATTCTGAATGGCAAAATGTTGTTCAACACAGGCAGTATAGGCAATCCGCTTGATCTTACGCAAGCCTCCTATGTCCTTCTTGAAGGGCATTACCATAGTAAAGAGCCTGGAGCATTCAATATTCAGCATGTACGAATCCCGTATGATATTGAACTGGCTGCGCAGCATGCGACGGATGAGGGAATGCCCGATGCGGACGTATATATTAAAGAATTGCGGACCGGACAATACCGCGGCAGGAAGCAAACTTAA
- a CDS encoding IS1182 family transposase: MAKFKAYTTEQGELLPIYLSEWVTDDHEVRLVSDIVEQLDLSAITNKYSKRGEEAYHPAMLLKLWFYGYATGVFTSRKLQIATKESIPFRWLCGGYLPDFRTLSDFRKNHLDTLPGLFKQVIQIAMELGYISLGHVSIDGSKIKASASKHKSMSRERMQKRLVQLEDEVRQALEYSATEEMLEEPHPTSPSLSLEERYARIAQIKSALENLEEQRPAEQAESPQSDQFNFTDADSRIMSTRNQGVIQGYNPQIAVDSDHGFIVGLQMSNQTTDQQQFENVLHSMKTMTGDRPQKLSADAGYFSASNIAAALEAEVDAYIAADRENKKKNNAYDKTNFTYVPELDYYLCPAGKELTRKRTVHANDADKPTTWVYECSVCSECPFRDECVKSKTGKRSITRSEHDPLREEMRTKVQSDEGTAVYRMRKAIVEPIWGQLKEVQGFRQFHLRGEDKVSGEFILLSLSHNIRKLHAAKYPKPATLYKRERSARKQRVAG; encoded by the coding sequence ATGGCTAAATTCAAAGCATATACCACAGAGCAAGGTGAACTTCTACCTATCTATTTAAGCGAGTGGGTAACAGATGATCATGAAGTTAGACTTGTCAGCGACATCGTCGAGCAGTTAGACCTATCTGCCATTACTAACAAATACTCCAAGCGTGGAGAAGAAGCCTATCATCCTGCCATGCTGCTCAAACTGTGGTTCTATGGGTATGCGACAGGCGTCTTCACGTCTAGGAAACTTCAAATAGCTACGAAAGAAAGCATTCCTTTTCGCTGGTTATGTGGCGGATACCTGCCAGATTTTCGTACGCTGAGTGACTTTCGGAAGAACCACCTGGATACCCTTCCAGGTTTATTCAAACAAGTCATACAAATCGCTATGGAACTGGGCTATATCTCGCTCGGGCATGTGAGCATTGACGGTTCTAAAATAAAGGCAAGCGCCTCTAAACATAAATCGATGTCACGTGAGCGTATGCAAAAACGCCTCGTTCAATTGGAAGACGAAGTCCGGCAAGCATTGGAGTATTCTGCTACCGAGGAAATGTTGGAGGAACCCCATCCGACGAGTCCTTCCCTATCGTTGGAGGAACGCTATGCCCGCATCGCGCAAATAAAATCTGCGCTGGAGAATTTGGAAGAACAGCGGCCAGCGGAACAGGCCGAATCTCCTCAGAGCGATCAATTTAATTTTACCGATGCCGACTCTCGCATCATGAGCACACGGAACCAAGGTGTCATTCAAGGCTACAATCCACAAATTGCCGTAGACAGCGATCATGGCTTCATCGTTGGACTTCAAATGAGTAACCAAACAACCGATCAACAGCAGTTTGAAAACGTGCTTCATTCCATGAAAACAATGACAGGAGATAGGCCTCAGAAGCTGAGTGCTGATGCAGGGTATTTTAGTGCGTCCAACATTGCAGCGGCGCTGGAGGCTGAAGTGGATGCCTACATTGCTGCCGATCGCGAAAACAAAAAAAAGAATAATGCCTACGACAAGACCAACTTCACTTATGTACCTGAGCTAGATTATTATCTCTGCCCTGCTGGCAAAGAGCTTACACGGAAACGAACCGTGCATGCGAATGATGCAGATAAGCCAACGACTTGGGTTTATGAATGCAGCGTCTGTAGCGAATGTCCTTTTCGAGACGAGTGTGTAAAAAGTAAAACAGGGAAGCGTTCCATCACACGTAGCGAGCATGATCCCCTGCGAGAGGAAATGCGAACGAAAGTGCAAAGTGATGAGGGAACAGCCGTTTACCGAATGCGTAAGGCGATCGTTGAACCGATATGGGGGCAGTTGAAGGAGGTTCAAGGATTTCGTCAATTCCATTTGCGGGGCGAGGATAAAGTATCTGGGGAGTTCATACTGCTCTCTCTAAGCCACAACATCCGCAAATTGCATGCGGCGAAGTATCCCAAACCAGCCACTTTGTACAAACGGGAGAGGTCTGCCCGTAAACAAAGAGTGGCTGGATGA
- a CDS encoding FMN-dependent NADH-azoreductase, whose product MATILYITAHPHDHQTSYSMAVGKAFIDAYQEAHPSDEVVPIDLYSIAVPHIDADVFSGWGKLRGGQDFSTLSQEEQSKVSRLGELTDQFVAADKYVFVTPMWNFSFPPIMKAYLDSLCTAGKTFKYTEAGPVGLLPGKKALHIQARGGIYSEGPAAAMESGHRYIGIIMGFFGITDFQGLFVEGHNQFPDKAQQIKEEAISRAQELAKSF is encoded by the coding sequence TTGGCAACGATTTTATACATTACCGCCCATCCGCATGATCACCAAACCTCCTACAGTATGGCCGTTGGTAAAGCTTTTATTGATGCCTACCAGGAAGCCCATCCAAGTGACGAAGTCGTTCCGATCGACTTATACAGCATCGCTGTTCCTCACATTGACGCCGATGTGTTTAGCGGTTGGGGCAAATTACGAGGCGGCCAAGATTTCTCAACCTTGAGCCAAGAGGAACAAAGCAAAGTCAGCCGCCTAGGCGAATTAACCGATCAATTCGTCGCTGCGGATAAATATGTGTTCGTCACACCGATGTGGAACTTCTCTTTTCCTCCGATCATGAAAGCTTATCTAGATTCACTGTGTACGGCTGGCAAAACATTTAAATATACAGAAGCTGGTCCTGTCGGCTTATTGCCAGGCAAAAAGGCGCTGCACATCCAAGCCAGAGGCGGTATTTATTCAGAAGGGCCGGCAGCAGCCATGGAATCAGGGCATCGCTACATCGGCATCATTATGGGATTCTTTGGCATCACCGATTTCCAAGGGCTGTTCGTAGAGGGGCATAATCAATTCCCTGATAAAGCGCAGCAAATTAAAGAAGAAGCCATCAGCCGTGCCCAAGAGCTGGCCAAAAGCTTCTAA
- a CDS encoding agmatine deiminase family protein → MKPTDANYKMPAEWTTHERTFISWPVQDSMVYPEDHAVVTKGYEDLVKAIAEFEPVTVVVNPVEAEQVRARFTESNVDFLEIEHNDAWFRDNGPTFLLNEQQEIAAVNWKFNAWGGKYAPWDLDDNVAPQILAHHGVKRFDAPLVMEGGSIHVDGEGTLLTTEECLLNTNRNPDLSREDIENLVKSFVNVEKIIWLNKGLDGDETDGHVDNIACFAAPGKVILQVCNDPSDANYGITQENLEILRRATDARGRSLEIIQIEQPPLTFFEEQRLTLSYLNFYFVNGGIILPVFGGTAEETDRKAEAALSAAFPDRRIRTINGMSIIKEGGNVHCTTQQMPASKKG, encoded by the coding sequence ATGAAACCTACAGATGCAAACTATAAAATGCCAGCCGAATGGACAACCCACGAAAGAACGTTCATTTCTTGGCCCGTGCAAGATTCCATGGTCTATCCTGAAGATCATGCCGTTGTGACGAAGGGCTATGAGGATTTGGTCAAAGCGATTGCTGAGTTTGAGCCTGTGACTGTGGTTGTGAATCCTGTGGAAGCGGAGCAAGTGAGAGCGCGGTTTACGGAGAGCAACGTCGATTTTCTGGAAATCGAGCACAATGATGCTTGGTTCCGAGACAACGGGCCAACGTTCTTGCTGAATGAGCAGCAGGAGATCGCAGCGGTGAACTGGAAGTTCAACGCTTGGGGCGGTAAATATGCGCCGTGGGATCTGGATGACAACGTCGCTCCGCAAATCCTTGCGCATCATGGTGTGAAGCGTTTTGACGCTCCGCTGGTCATGGAAGGCGGGTCCATTCATGTGGATGGAGAAGGTACGCTGCTGACGACGGAAGAATGTCTTCTGAACACGAATCGCAATCCCGATCTGAGCCGCGAAGACATCGAGAATTTGGTGAAATCGTTCGTGAATGTGGAGAAAATCATTTGGCTGAACAAAGGGTTGGACGGGGATGAAACAGACGGTCACGTCGATAACATCGCTTGCTTCGCAGCTCCCGGCAAAGTGATTCTGCAAGTGTGCAACGATCCGTCGGATGCCAACTATGGGATCACCCAAGAAAATTTGGAGATCTTACGCAGAGCTACGGATGCCAGAGGACGCTCTTTGGAAATTATCCAAATCGAGCAGCCGCCTTTAACCTTCTTCGAAGAGCAGCGTCTGACGCTCAGCTATTTGAACTTTTATTTCGTGAACGGCGGCATTATTTTGCCGGTGTTTGGCGGAACAGCGGAAGAGACGGATCGCAAGGCAGAAGCCGCGTTAAGCGCAGCTTTCCCGGATCGCCGTATCCGCACAATCAACGGTATGTCCATCATCAAAGAGGGCGGCAACGTTCACTGTACAACGCAGCAAATGCCAGCAAGCAAGAAAGGGTAG